The following are from one region of the Hymenobacter sp. YIM 151858-1 genome:
- a CDS encoding START-like domain-containing protein, with amino-acid sequence MWLKASGDNFCWFLQLPMPLSAIRSKHRFVQEYAINASPKILYPYLASASGLRQWFCQDVIMLDQHTFDFVWDNQHHLAEMTSQRTNRSVRYVFLSPERGHMPDANYLDFMIESSELTQEIYLRIVDYSEETDDIELQEMWDNLLQNLRELVGG; translated from the coding sequence ATGTGGCTGAAAGCCAGCGGCGATAATTTTTGTTGGTTTCTGCAATTGCCTATGCCTCTCTCCGCCATCCGCTCTAAACACCGCTTCGTACAAGAGTACGCGATTAATGCATCCCCTAAAATCCTTTATCCTTACCTGGCCTCGGCCTCTGGGCTGCGGCAGTGGTTCTGCCAGGATGTAATCATGCTCGATCAACACACGTTTGATTTCGTGTGGGACAACCAGCACCACCTGGCCGAGATGACGTCGCAGCGTACGAACCGCTCGGTGCGTTACGTGTTCCTGTCGCCGGAGCGCGGTCACATGCCCGATGCGAATTACCTGGACTTCATGATTGAGTCGTCGGAGCTGACGCAGGAGATTTACCTGCGCATCGTCGACTACTCAGAGGAAACCGATGATATCGAACTGCAGGAAATGTGGGATAACCTCTTGCAAAACCTGCGCGAATTGGTGGGCGGATGA
- the rplT gene encoding 50S ribosomal protein L20 → MPRSVNNVASRHRRKKVMRLAKGYFGRRKNVWTVAKNAVEKGLLYAYRDRKVKKREFRALWIQRINAGARQYGLSYSQFMGGLKKAGIDLNRKVLADLALNHPEAFKSIIEKVKA, encoded by the coding sequence ATGCCAAGAAGCGTCAATAACGTGGCCTCGCGCCACCGTCGCAAAAAGGTAATGCGCCTGGCCAAAGGTTACTTCGGCCGTCGCAAAAATGTATGGACGGTAGCTAAAAATGCCGTTGAGAAAGGTCTGCTGTATGCCTACCGCGACCGTAAGGTTAAGAAGCGCGAGTTCCGTGCCCTGTGGATCCAGCGTATCAACGCCGGTGCCCGTCAGTACGGCCTGTCGTATTCGCAGTTTATGGGCGGCCTGAAAAAGGCTGGCATCGACCTGAACCGCAAAGTTCTGGCCGACCTCGCCCTGAACCACCCCGAGGCTTTCAAATCCATCATCGAGAAAGTAAAAGCGTAA
- the rpmI gene encoding 50S ribosomal protein L35: MPKMKTKSGAKKRFSLTGTGKVKRKHAYKSHILTKKSTKRKRNLTHVTLVSSADMPRVKDMLVL, translated from the coding sequence ATGCCGAAGATGAAGACTAAGTCCGGCGCCAAAAAGCGTTTCTCGCTGACCGGCACGGGCAAAGTAAAGCGCAAGCACGCGTACAAGTCGCACATTCTTACCAAGAAGAGCACCAAGCGCAAGCGCAACCTGACCCACGTGACCCTGGTAAGCTCGGCCGATATGCCGCGCGTAAAGGACATGCTGGTTCTCTAA
- the thrS gene encoding threonine--tRNA ligase, with protein sequence MMNITLPDGSVRQLEAGASGYDVAASISEGLARNALAVRVNGEVRDLHRPINDSATVEILTWNDEAGKNTFWHSSAHLLAEALEALYPGVKFGIGPPIENGFYYDVDLGEGRSITPDDYAKIEQKMLELAKNKSRYERREVSKADAIAYFQEKGDPYKLDLLEGLEDGSITFYRQGNFTDLCRGPHLPDTGNIKAAKVLNVAGAYWRGDEKNKQLTRIYAITFPKDKELKEYLHKLEEARKRDHRKLGKELELFAFSERVGAGLPLWLPKGTALRERLEQFMRRAQVKAGYLPVVTPHIGAKELYVTSGHYEKYGADSFQPIKTPNPGEEFFLKPMNCPHHCEIYKTKPRSYRDLPLRLAEFGTVYRYEQSGELHGLTRVRGFTQDDAHIFCRQDQVKEEFIKVIDLVLYVFRALGFEDYTAQISLRDPENKQKYIGTDENWAAAESAIQEAAQERGLRTVTELGEAAFYGPKLDFMVRDALGRKWQLGTIQVDYNLPERFELEYVAPDNSRQRPVMIHRAPFGSLERFVAVLIEHCAGNFPLWLAPEQFIVLPISDKYHEYARRVQEQLQQADLRGTVDERDERIGRKIRDAEMQKVPYLLVVGEKEADNGIVSVRRHGEGDLGSMPIEAFIRNFQEQVEELMSGRGTVVAQ encoded by the coding sequence ATGATGAACATCACGCTCCCCGACGGTTCCGTGCGCCAGCTTGAGGCCGGTGCGAGCGGCTACGACGTAGCCGCCAGCATCAGCGAAGGTCTGGCCCGCAACGCCTTGGCCGTGCGTGTCAACGGCGAAGTCCGTGACCTGCACCGCCCCATCAACGACTCTGCCACGGTTGAGATACTCACGTGGAACGACGAAGCGGGGAAGAATACATTCTGGCACTCCTCGGCTCACTTGCTGGCCGAAGCGCTGGAAGCCCTGTACCCGGGCGTAAAGTTTGGTATTGGCCCGCCCATCGAAAACGGCTTTTATTACGATGTCGACCTAGGCGAAGGCCGCAGCATCACCCCCGATGATTATGCCAAGATCGAGCAGAAAATGCTTGAACTTGCCAAAAATAAGAGCCGCTACGAGCGCCGCGAGGTAAGCAAAGCCGATGCTATTGCCTATTTCCAGGAGAAAGGCGACCCGTACAAGCTCGACCTGCTCGAAGGCCTGGAGGACGGCAGCATTACTTTCTACCGGCAAGGCAACTTCACCGACCTTTGCCGCGGCCCGCATTTGCCCGATACCGGCAACATCAAGGCAGCCAAAGTGCTGAACGTGGCCGGCGCCTATTGGCGCGGCGACGAGAAGAACAAGCAGCTGACCCGCATCTACGCCATCACGTTCCCGAAGGATAAGGAACTGAAGGAGTACCTGCACAAGCTGGAAGAAGCGCGCAAGCGCGACCACCGCAAGCTGGGCAAGGAGTTGGAGCTGTTTGCTTTCTCGGAGCGCGTAGGCGCCGGCCTGCCGCTGTGGCTGCCCAAAGGCACGGCCCTGCGCGAGCGGCTGGAGCAGTTCATGCGCCGGGCGCAGGTGAAAGCAGGCTACTTGCCGGTAGTAACCCCGCACATCGGTGCCAAGGAGCTGTACGTAACCTCGGGCCACTACGAGAAGTACGGGGCCGATTCGTTCCAGCCCATCAAGACGCCGAACCCGGGCGAGGAGTTCTTCCTGAAGCCGATGAACTGCCCGCACCACTGCGAGATTTACAAGACCAAGCCCCGCTCGTACCGCGACTTGCCCTTGCGTTTGGCCGAGTTCGGCACGGTGTACCGCTACGAGCAATCGGGCGAGCTGCACGGCCTGACGCGGGTGCGTGGCTTTACACAGGACGACGCCCACATCTTCTGCCGCCAGGATCAAGTAAAGGAAGAGTTCATCAAGGTTATCGACCTCGTTCTCTACGTGTTCCGTGCGCTTGGTTTCGAGGACTACACGGCTCAGATTTCGCTGCGCGACCCTGAAAACAAGCAGAAGTACATCGGCACCGATGAGAACTGGGCTGCTGCCGAATCGGCCATTCAGGAAGCTGCGCAGGAGCGTGGCCTCCGCACGGTAACCGAGCTGGGCGAAGCAGCCTTCTACGGTCCGAAGCTTGATTTCATGGTGCGCGACGCCCTAGGTCGTAAGTGGCAGCTGGGCACCATTCAGGTAGACTACAACCTGCCCGAGCGCTTTGAGCTGGAGTACGTAGCCCCCGACAACTCGCGTCAGCGTCCCGTAATGATCCACCGCGCGCCGTTTGGTTCGCTGGAGCGCTTTGTGGCCGTACTGATTGAGCACTGCGCTGGCAACTTCCCGCTGTGGCTGGCCCCGGAGCAGTTTATCGTGCTCCCGATTTCAGATAAGTACCACGAGTACGCCCGCCGGGTGCAGGAGCAGCTGCAGCAGGCCGACTTGCGCGGCACCGTAGACGAGCGCGACGAGCGAATCGGCCGCAAAATCCGCGATGCTGAGATGCAGAAGGTACCGTATCTGCTGGTAGTAGGCGAGAAGGAAGCCGATAACGGCATCGTCTCGGTGCGCCGCCACGGCGAAGGCGACCTAGGCTCGATGCCTATCGAAGCGTTCATCCGCAACTTCCAGGAGCAGGTTGAGGAATTGATGAGCGGCCGCGGAACCGTAGTAGCCCAGTAG
- a CDS encoding tetratricopeptide repeat protein — protein MLRVSRLLLPWALGWLLMACGDGTPRAQTERMVNLRTVRSGPDVQAAELNGAIAKQPRNAVLYARRASFHLAAGKTEAAVQDINYAIELDDAPGEFYLTKARALRTQGQLQAAMGAAADAQKRGYNPPELHLLLAEANLAARRYDTSLDYLDRVLREQPDNASALFYKGLVYSALRDTVQALDYLRASAARTPRQPEVLHQLAYLLNAYRQPAEAAPLVEKGLHVDKTYAPLWYDRGRVFDLMAQPDSAVRQYARAVRLDTTLYRADYRLGLYYFKAKQHAKAIPLLRRARRRSQYLPNIGEMLAESYEWTGQTQQAWVAYRQLVKQFPGDKHYTFKVWKVGQRLPQPILDSLKLVYGAPPLPRRAPETAPIAFDSLPSRAPALLTPR, from the coding sequence GTGCTGCGCGTTTCCCGTTTGCTGTTACCTTGGGCGTTGGGTTGGTTGCTGATGGCGTGCGGCGACGGTACACCACGTGCCCAAACCGAGCGCATGGTAAACCTGCGCACCGTTCGGAGCGGCCCCGATGTGCAGGCTGCCGAGCTAAACGGCGCTATTGCCAAACAGCCCCGCAACGCCGTTCTCTACGCCCGCCGCGCCAGCTTTCATTTGGCAGCCGGCAAAACAGAGGCGGCCGTTCAGGACATTAACTACGCAATTGAGCTCGACGATGCGCCCGGCGAGTTTTACCTGACCAAAGCCCGCGCGCTGCGCACCCAAGGCCAGCTGCAAGCCGCCATGGGCGCCGCCGCCGATGCCCAGAAGCGCGGCTACAACCCACCCGAGCTGCACCTGCTGCTGGCCGAAGCCAATCTGGCAGCCCGGCGCTACGACACCTCGCTCGATTATCTGGATCGGGTATTGCGCGAGCAACCCGATAACGCTTCGGCCTTGTTTTACAAAGGCTTGGTATACTCGGCTTTGCGCGATACCGTGCAGGCCCTCGACTACTTGCGCGCCAGCGCCGCCCGCACACCTAGGCAGCCCGAAGTACTGCATCAGCTGGCCTATTTGCTGAATGCCTACCGCCAGCCGGCCGAGGCGGCTCCGTTGGTGGAAAAGGGCTTGCATGTCGACAAAACGTACGCGCCGCTGTGGTATGACCGCGGCCGGGTGTTCGACCTAATGGCCCAGCCCGACAGCGCCGTGCGCCAGTACGCCCGGGCCGTGCGGCTCGATACCACCCTGTACCGCGCCGATTACCGCCTAGGTCTGTACTACTTCAAGGCGAAGCAGCACGCCAAAGCCATACCGCTACTGCGGCGCGCCCGCCGCCGCAGCCAGTACCTGCCCAACATAGGGGAGATGCTGGCCGAGAGCTACGAATGGACGGGCCAGACGCAGCAAGCCTGGGTGGCCTACCGCCAGCTGGTAAAGCAATTCCCCGGCGACAAGCACTACACCTTCAAAGTCTGGAAGGTGGGGCAGCGCCTGCCTCAACCCATCCTCGATTCGTTGAAGCTCGTGTACGGCGCGCCTCCCTTGCCGCGGCGCGCCCCCGAAACGGCACCCATCGCCTTCGACAGTTTGCCTTCGCGCGCCCCGGCTTTGCTCACGCCCCGCTAG
- a CDS encoding L,D-transpeptidase scaffold domain-containing protein, translating into MPAALHGEVLRFYTGVGFAPSWTSEKGLLPAAADGVKLLHRAAEFGLNPADYKVQDLAANLDSLAVAGSPEARLQRRVAAELHLTSALLKLASHLRRGRLQPATLQPATCEPDSVFDGADWLLRARRSAQLGQQLLRLQPTTRSYVRLQWAWQKLVRTDTAAARKLSGPVAVNLERLRWEPRGDSAYLLVNIPAYTLQIVRGPAVVRSFRVIVGGVPTPTPEVYSHVRFFQTSPEWKVPRSIALNEILPRLRRNPAFLAANNYVLYNQQGQQISPHKVNWKQITPETFRYSIRQAACCDNALGNVVFRFPNAHDIFVHDTPARKLFSAPRRALSHGCIRLEKPFQLAAFLLRRDYGEQAPRHIERMWDSVYGGYSKYFPLRNPMPIYIRYLTCHADNGPTLQTLPDVYQRDAPVLQALQQASQESTAAAAR; encoded by the coding sequence ATGCCTGCTGCGCTACACGGCGAGGTCCTGCGGTTTTACACCGGCGTAGGATTTGCTCCCAGTTGGACGTCGGAAAAGGGGCTGTTGCCTGCAGCGGCCGACGGTGTAAAGCTTCTGCACCGGGCTGCAGAGTTTGGCCTGAACCCCGCCGACTACAAGGTACAGGACCTCGCAGCTAACCTCGACTCCTTGGCTGTGGCCGGGAGCCCCGAAGCGCGCTTGCAACGCCGGGTTGCTGCCGAGTTGCACCTAACCTCGGCTTTGCTGAAACTGGCCTCGCACCTGCGCCGGGGGCGCTTGCAGCCAGCTACCTTGCAGCCGGCCACGTGCGAGCCCGACAGCGTTTTCGATGGCGCCGACTGGCTGCTGCGGGCACGGCGTTCGGCGCAACTCGGGCAGCAGCTGTTGCGCCTGCAGCCCACCACCCGCAGCTACGTACGGCTGCAATGGGCCTGGCAGAAACTGGTGCGCACCGATACCGCGGCCGCGCGCAAGCTGAGCGGGCCGGTTGCAGTCAATCTGGAGCGTTTGCGTTGGGAGCCGCGGGGCGATTCGGCCTATCTGCTGGTAAACATCCCCGCTTACACCTTGCAAATAGTGCGCGGGCCCGCCGTGGTGCGCAGCTTCCGGGTGATAGTGGGCGGCGTGCCAACGCCAACGCCGGAGGTATACAGCCACGTGCGGTTTTTTCAGACCTCGCCCGAGTGGAAAGTGCCCCGCAGCATTGCCCTGAACGAGATTTTGCCTCGTTTGCGCCGGAACCCCGCCTTTTTGGCGGCCAACAATTACGTGCTCTACAACCAGCAGGGCCAGCAGATCAGCCCCCACAAAGTCAATTGGAAACAAATCACCCCCGAAACCTTTCGGTACAGTATCCGCCAAGCCGCGTGCTGCGACAATGCCCTAGGTAACGTGGTCTTCCGCTTTCCCAATGCCCACGACATTTTTGTGCACGATACCCCCGCGCGCAAGTTGTTCAGCGCACCTAGGCGGGCCCTGAGCCACGGCTGTATTCGGCTGGAAAAACCTTTTCAGCTAGCCGCGTTCCTGCTTCGGCGCGACTACGGCGAGCAGGCACCGCGCCACATAGAGCGTATGTGGGATAGTGTGTACGGAGGCTATAGCAAGTATTTTCCGCTGCGCAACCCCATGCCCATCTACATACGCTACCTCACCTGCCACGCCGACAACGGACCCACGCTCCAAACCCTGCCCGATGTTTACCAGCGCGATGCCCCGGTGTTGCAAGCCCTGCAGCAAGCCAGCCAGGAAAGCACCGCCGCGGCGGCCCGGTAG
- a CDS encoding tetratricopeptide repeat protein has product MPRKYTCRFAALPHLLLIGGAYLCATLSVRAGDPTKTEPPSTLDVPALLSEARTLQQQYRESAALTRYEQILNAFPRNYEALWQAAVLSARIGSRYTDESRRGAYYTSARQFADRAYAVNPKGGEANYAVALSLAQQATIQSARYRLSLYKSMKPYAYRAVEYNPELSEAWQVLGRWHYRVAHLNLVERAYYRVFLGGSPAGASNTKAMDALRKARALDPCRIQYCYDLARVYSNQGLREPAMQVLQEAASLLPMTSEELEMSRRCRRLLDELEKG; this is encoded by the coding sequence ATGCCCCGGAAGTACACCTGCCGCTTCGCCGCACTGCCGCACCTCCTGCTAATCGGAGGGGCTTACCTGTGCGCGACTCTGTCCGTAAGGGCCGGCGACCCAACCAAAACGGAGCCGCCCTCCACGCTCGATGTGCCGGCGCTGCTCTCGGAGGCCCGCACGCTGCAGCAGCAATACCGCGAATCGGCCGCCCTCACGCGCTACGAGCAAATACTGAACGCTTTTCCGCGCAACTACGAGGCGTTGTGGCAGGCCGCCGTGCTGAGTGCCCGTATCGGCAGCCGCTATACCGACGAAAGCCGGCGGGGCGCCTATTATACCTCTGCCCGCCAGTTCGCCGACCGTGCTTACGCCGTGAACCCCAAAGGTGGCGAGGCCAACTACGCCGTGGCTTTGTCGCTGGCACAGCAGGCCACCATTCAGAGCGCGCGGTACCGCTTGAGCCTCTACAAGAGCATGAAGCCCTACGCGTACCGCGCCGTGGAGTACAACCCCGAGCTGTCGGAGGCCTGGCAGGTGCTCGGGCGCTGGCACTACCGCGTGGCGCACCTCAATTTGGTTGAACGGGCTTATTACCGGGTGTTTCTGGGTGGCTCGCCTGCGGGTGCTTCCAACACCAAGGCCATGGATGCCCTCCGCAAAGCCCGGGCGCTCGATCCGTGCCGCATTCAGTACTGCTACGATCTGGCACGCGTGTACTCCAACCAAGGCTTGCGCGAGCCGGCTATGCAGGTGCTGCAGGAGGCCGCATCGCTGCTGCCCATGACGAGCGAAGAACTGGAGATGAGCCGCCGCTGCCGGCGCCTGCTCGATGAGCTGGAAAAGGGCTGA
- a CDS encoding DNA gyrase/topoisomerase IV subunit A, producing MDAAQPDEPEFRPGETVHDISSIGGMYQTWFLDYASYVILERAVPAIEDGLKPVQRRIMHAMKEMDDGRFNKVANVIGQTMQYHPHGDASIGDAIVNLGQKDLLIETQGNWGDVRTGDGAAAPRYIEARLSKFALDVVFNPDTTEWQASYDGRKREPVTLPVKFPLLLAQGIEGIAVGLSTKIMPHNFRELCKASIDVLKGRDIVLYPDFPTGGLCDITNYNGGLRGAKLRLRATIEKVDKTMLIIRDVPYGTTTTGVMESIVKASEANKIKIKKVVDNTAANVEIQVHLPTGVSPDLTMDALYAFTDCEISISPNTCVIIDEKPRFVSVEDMLRLSTQKTVRLLERELEIRQDELQEKWHAASLEKIFIENRIYRKIEECETWEDILQTIDTGLKKYVRIEGEKEKANDTRIVLRRPITEDDLTRLTEIRIKRISKFDGFKADEYIQRLETELAEVADNLANLTRYAIRYFEGLLKKYGDGRERKTELRTFDVVTAQKVAVANQKLYVNRQDGFVGHGLKKDEAVELVCDCSDLDDIIAIKRDGTFVVTKIAEKTFVGKDILHVGIYNKNDDRLVYNMIYQDGPSGISYAKRFLVTGITRDKAYDLTKGGKGSKVLYLTANPNSESEIVSVQLSDKAPARVKQFDFDFAELAIKGKGSMGNIVTKQPVKKITQKSKGDSTLGGREVFFDEVVGRLNTGGHGRFLGTFDTDETVLAVYKDGSYELTLPDPAIHFDLRNMVLLRKFEPDTVINAVYIEGESKLHYIKRFRIETSTVGKRFLFIPETKGTQLVCATCGVVPEIELKVQKEKKGEKLTERLHLHEFIDVKGWKAMGNKLNYFKVLSVELLTDEGPEPERKQQAKKKGPATIPRPGGPSAAGAEDEPLPEDLGPVEISVEEVERAQALLQRKPKSQMTLFNS from the coding sequence GTGGACGCCGCCCAGCCCGACGAGCCCGAGTTCCGGCCCGGCGAAACCGTGCACGACATCAGCAGCATCGGCGGCATGTACCAGACCTGGTTTCTGGATTATGCCTCCTATGTGATTCTGGAGCGTGCTGTGCCAGCCATTGAAGACGGGCTGAAGCCCGTGCAGCGCCGCATCATGCACGCCATGAAGGAGATGGACGATGGCCGCTTCAACAAAGTGGCCAACGTTATCGGCCAAACCATGCAGTACCACCCGCACGGTGATGCCTCCATCGGCGACGCCATCGTGAACCTAGGGCAAAAGGACCTGCTGATTGAAACCCAGGGCAACTGGGGCGACGTGCGCACCGGCGACGGTGCCGCGGCGCCGCGCTACATCGAGGCCCGCCTCAGCAAGTTTGCCCTCGATGTAGTCTTCAACCCCGATACCACCGAGTGGCAAGCCAGCTACGACGGCCGCAAGCGCGAGCCCGTAACGCTGCCCGTAAAGTTTCCGCTGCTGCTGGCGCAAGGTATTGAGGGCATTGCCGTAGGCCTGAGCACCAAGATCATGCCCCACAACTTTCGGGAGTTGTGCAAGGCCTCGATCGACGTGCTGAAGGGCCGCGACATTGTGCTGTACCCCGATTTCCCGACGGGCGGCCTCTGCGACATCACGAACTATAACGGCGGCCTGCGCGGCGCCAAGCTGCGCCTGCGCGCCACCATCGAGAAGGTCGATAAGACCATGCTCATCATCCGCGACGTGCCCTACGGTACCACCACCACGGGCGTGATGGAGAGCATCGTAAAAGCTTCGGAAGCGAACAAGATCAAGATCAAGAAGGTGGTCGACAACACGGCGGCCAACGTGGAAATTCAGGTGCACTTGCCCACGGGCGTGTCGCCCGACCTGACCATGGACGCGCTATACGCCTTCACCGACTGCGAAATTTCCATTTCCCCGAACACCTGCGTCATCATCGACGAGAAGCCCCGCTTCGTGTCGGTGGAGGACATGCTGCGCCTGAGCACCCAGAAAACGGTGCGGTTGCTGGAGCGCGAGCTGGAAATCCGACAGGACGAGCTGCAGGAAAAATGGCACGCGGCCTCGCTCGAGAAAATCTTCATCGAGAACCGCATTTACCGCAAAATCGAGGAGTGCGAAACCTGGGAAGACATTCTGCAGACCATTGATACGGGCCTGAAGAAGTACGTGCGCATCGAAGGCGAAAAGGAAAAAGCCAACGACACGCGCATTGTGCTGCGCCGCCCCATCACGGAGGATGATCTGACGCGCCTGACCGAAATCCGCATCAAGCGCATTTCGAAGTTCGATGGCTTTAAGGCCGACGAGTACATCCAGCGCCTGGAAACCGAGCTGGCTGAAGTGGCCGACAACCTGGCCAACCTCACGCGCTACGCCATTCGCTACTTCGAAGGCTTGCTGAAGAAGTACGGCGACGGCCGCGAGCGGAAAACCGAGCTGCGCACCTTCGACGTGGTAACGGCCCAGAAAGTGGCCGTGGCTAACCAAAAGCTGTACGTGAACCGCCAGGACGGCTTCGTGGGCCACGGCCTCAAGAAAGACGAGGCCGTGGAGCTGGTGTGCGACTGCTCCGACCTCGACGACATCATTGCCATCAAGCGCGACGGCACGTTTGTGGTGACCAAAATTGCGGAGAAGACCTTTGTTGGGAAGGACATCTTGCACGTGGGCATCTACAACAAAAACGACGACCGCCTGGTGTACAACATGATTTACCAGGACGGTCCGTCGGGCATCAGTTACGCCAAGCGCTTCTTGGTAACGGGCATCACGCGCGACAAGGCCTACGACCTGACCAAAGGCGGCAAGGGCTCGAAGGTGCTTTACCTCACGGCCAACCCCAACTCCGAGTCGGAAATCGTTTCGGTGCAGCTCTCCGACAAAGCCCCGGCCCGCGTGAAGCAGTTCGACTTTGATTTTGCCGAGCTGGCCATCAAAGGCAAAGGCTCGATGGGCAACATCGTGACGAAGCAGCCCGTGAAGAAGATTACGCAGAAGTCGAAAGGCGATTCGACCCTAGGTGGCCGCGAGGTGTTTTTCGACGAGGTGGTGGGCCGCCTGAACACCGGCGGGCACGGCCGCTTCCTGGGCACTTTCGATACCGACGAAACCGTGCTGGCGGTGTATAAGGACGGCTCGTACGAGCTGACCTTGCCCGACCCGGCCATCCACTTCGACCTGCGCAACATGGTGCTGCTGCGCAAGTTCGAGCCCGATACGGTCATCAACGCCGTGTACATCGAAGGCGAATCCAAGCTGCACTACATCAAGCGCTTCCGCATCGAAACCAGCACCGTGGGCAAGCGCTTCCTGTTTATTCCGGAAACCAAAGGCACGCAACTGGTGTGCGCCACCTGCGGCGTGGTACCCGAAATCGAGCTGAAGGTGCAGAAGGAGAAGAAAGGGGAGAAGCTGACCGAGCGCCTGCACCTGCACGAGTTCATCGACGTGAAGGGCTGGAAAGCCATGGGCAACAAGCTCAACTACTTCAAGGTGCTGTCGGTGGAGCTGCTGACCGACGAAGGCCCCGAGCCCGAGCGCAAGCAGCAGGCCAAGAAGAAAGGCCCGGCCACCATTCCGCGGCCCGGCGGCCCCTCGGCCGCGGGTGCCGAGGACGAGCCGCTTCCCGAAGACCTAGGGCCAGTTGAAATTTCGGTTGAGGAAGTGGAGCGTGCACAAGCTTTGCTGCAGCGCAAGCCCAAGTCGCAGATGACGTTGTTTAACAGCTAA